The Eriocheir sinensis breed Jianghai 21 chromosome 4, ASM2467909v1, whole genome shotgun sequence genome has a segment encoding these proteins:
- the LOC127007920 gene encoding putative nuclease HARBI1 has protein sequence MAAPQEQQPHQPGNNYLRKDVLNELNDAELIKRYRLDREGILFFTNLVRAALKSDTNRSNPLTPELKVLITLRYLATGKMQQCSSDDLGPSQSCISRAISKTIDALADVNVLKRFITFPVTQDSADRKKAEFFAIANFPNIVGAIDGTHIRIVAPRDQEEVYVNRKGYHSMNVQVVFDANYRILDILAKWPGSVHDARILNSSGLSRLFDGGYVPAGSHLLGDSGYPCKTWLLTPYLRPLPGPQSRYNRSHKITRSIVERGIGQLKRRFHVLHGEVRLRPPLKVCKIIHVCGMLHNICKDRNLPLPLDDEQPMGAEAQVPVPLNDAAEEPANAPGGHRNEGRAYRDAFCTLHFNNED, from the exons ATGGCAGCGCCACAAgagcaacaaccacatcagccAGGGAATAATTACCTTAGAAAGGACGTTCTAAATGAACTTAATGATGCTGAGCTCATCAAGAGGTACAGGTTAGACCGGGAAGGTATATTATTTTTTACCAACCTTGTAAGGGCAGCGCTGAAGAGTGATACCAACAGGTCTAACCCGCTCACCCCGGAGTTGAAGGTTCTCATAACCTTAAGATATCTTGCTACTGGCAAAATGCAACAATGTAGCAGTGATGACCTTGGCCCCTCACAGTCCTGCATCAGCAGAGCCATCAGTAAAACTATAGACGCCCTTGCAGATGTTAATGTCCTCAAGAGGTTCATAACTTTTCCTGTCACCCAAGACAGCGCTGACCGAAAGAAAGCAGAATTCTTTGCTATAGCCAATTTCCCTAACATCGTAGGTGCCATTGATGGCACACACATCCGAATTGTGGCACCGAGGGATCAAGAAGAAGTGTATGTGAACCGGAAGGGGTATCACAGCATGAATGTCCAAGTTGTATTTGATGCCAATTATCGAATATTGGACATTCTTGCCAAGTGGCCAGGGTCAGTGCATGATGCACGTATCTTGAACAGCAGTGGATTGTCAAGATTGTTTGACGGAGGATATGTGCCAGCAGGAAGTCACTTGCTTGGAGACAGTGGGTACCCCTGCAAGACATGGCTCCTTACACCTTATCTGCGTCCACTGCCTGGACCTCAGTCACGATATAATAG GTCTCACAAAATTACACGCAGTATTGTTGAACGTGGAATTGGACAACTCAAACGCCGATTTCATGTTTTGCATGGTGAGGTACGATTGAGGCCCCCCCTCAAGGTGTGCAAAATCATTCATGTGTGTGGAATGCTGCACAATATTTGCAAGGATaggaatcttcctcttcctctggatGACGAGCAACCAATGGGTGCAGAGGCACAAGTCCCAGTGCCATTAAATGATGCTGCAGAAGAACCTGCCAATGCGCCCGGTGGTCACCGTAATGAGGGTCGTGCCTATCGGGATGCATTCTGCACCTTGCATTTCAA CAATGAGGACTGA